The Acidimicrobiia bacterium region CCGCAAAAAAGTTGTTTTTAACCCGGAACGGGCCAGCTGGTACTGTTACCGGTGTTCAAGCGGTGGTGACACGATTGGTGTTGTGATGGACAAACTGTCTCTCACATTCCCAGAAGCGGTCGCAATGCTAGTAGGTAAAAACTTGGCGCCAGTCGTCAAAGAAATACCTAAAAGTTTCAAAGCTTCCGATGTGATCACCCAAACCCGCCAGTCAAATGTGGATTATCATGTTTATACTGCGGTGCTTAACTCGCAGCATGTGTCGTTACAACAAGCCCAAACGTTTTACGCGACGTGGCATATCAGCCCCGAAATAGTAGAAGAACAACAAGCCCGTGTTGTTACCAACCCTGATGGGCTTCTTGAAGAACTTCTAACTATTTTTGGGGAACAACGCCTCATTGATGCTGGGATCGGTATCGAAGCGGGAACCTGGCCAAACGGCACCCCCCGCCCTTTTCGGCTGTTGTTAAACCACAACTACCCTGTGATCGAACCCCAAATCGGGCCTTCTGGCAAGGTCCTTAACTTACAGTTCCGAGGGTCAGTTGAAACACGCCGTAAAGTAGCAGCCCACAAAGCAGGCAACGGGCCATATGTGCCAGCATTTTTGTCGTTAGCTGGGCAAAGCGAACACCACAAAATCGGGTGTGGGTTAGAACCAATCAGCAAACTCACCAAACCAACCACAATCTATATTGTGGAAGGTTTCAAAGACCTTCTAGCGGCACGCACGCTAGGAGCACAAGCCTACGCTTTACCAGGAGCTGGTATGAAACCACCCCTCAAAGTGATAGACCTGTTCAAAACCGGGGGACATAAACTCCTCCTCAGTTTTGACGGTGACGACGCTGGCCAACAAGGGCAACAAAAACTAGCCGCATATCTGGCAGAAAATGGTTACCCTAACCAACCCGACGGGTCACCCCATAAACTCATCAAAATCAAAAACGACATGCCAAGCGGTTTCGATGTTACCGACCTGTTAGTTAAACAACACGCTACAGCGGGCTGTGAATGTAAAACTTGCCAAACAATGTTGACGGCAACCACCAGCTGACCCGCTAAACCCTGTATGTACCCCCAAAACCTAAGCCAGGTTTGGGGGTACAGTCATGTAGCGGTGTTTCGCTGCAAAGACACACCCAACACAACCATACCCCCAAAATTTTGGTGGGAAACAGGTCCGACACTACCAACCACAACCCACCCCGCAACTTAGCCCTAAAAGTTTTGTGTTGAAAGTTTTTTGATGCCCACAATCCTCGTTGTTGACGACAGTTACGCAGCACAAACCGTGATCGCTAAACACATCTCCAACATTTTACCCGACCACCAAATCATCAAAACAAACTCCGCCCCCAAAGCCTACCAGCTCATCACCACCCAACACCCTATTTTAGTGGTCTCAGATTGGAACATGCCAGGTTGGGACGGGTTATGGCTCCTAAACAAGTTACGAACCAACAACAACCAGGTCCCGTTCGGGTTTATTTCTTCCACCGCTACCCCCGAGTTTATAGCTGAAACAAAAGCCGCTGGCGCTCTTTTTCATCTACCAAAACCGTTCTCCACAAAACAACTTGAACAGGTTTTACAACCCTACAAAACCCCGACCACCAACACAGAACACTAAAGGCTTAACACCCCTAACAACACTCAACAACCACCACCTGAGGCTTAACACCCCCGACTCTCGGCGGTCACCACTAAGCGGATGAACCGCACCAACCAAACCTGTTAGCTGCTACACCACATCTCAGGGACCTCGGCGACAACAAACCGTTTTTTGGGACGGTTCTACCAGTGAATGTCCCTGCCCCGTTTTTGCGGTGGGCTGGTGGGAAACGCCAACTTTTACCGTCGTTAACCGCAGCGCTACCAAAAACGTTTGATTTAACTAAAAACCGTTTCTATGAACCTTTCATCGGTGGGGGAGCGTTCTATTTTTCTTTAGCGCAACACCCAAGCGCTACCAAACTAAAACCAAACGTTAAACGGCTCGTTATTAACGACACAAACCCAGATCTCATAGTCACCTATCAAACCATCAAAAACAATGTGGGGCAACTGCTTGAAACGTTAGGGGAACTTGGTAGTCACATTTCAGAAACCGACTATTACACGATACGAGACCAGAACCCTACCGACCCGGTAGAGGTCGCAGCCCGATTCATTTATCTGAACCGGTTATCGTTCAACGGTCTTTGGAGGGTTAACCGTTCTGGTCGTTACAACGTCCCCTACGGAAAACTGAAAAACCCGACGCTAGCCCAACCGCAAATGTTGAAAGCCTGTTCAACATGGTTAGCACACACCGACATCCGACACGGTTCCTATATCACAGCGTTACATGACGTTAAACCTGGCGATGTGGTTTATCTAGATCCCCCTTATATACCAATAACTAAAACATCAAACTTTACAGGTTACAACAAAGACGGTTTCAACGTTTTTGACCAGTGGGGCCTAGCCGGTGTTATCGAAGGGCTCAACGCTAACGGTGTGTATGTCATCCTTTCCAACTCGAACACCCCCGAAACCCACAACATTTTTGGGCGGGTGTTACATCTAGAACCGGTCACCGCCAGACGATCTGTTGGCGCTACCAAAAACACCCGCAAAACCGTGTCTGAAATAATTGGGACACCCCACAACCCCACAGCTTTATAACACAAGTAAAACCCAACCCAAAACCGTGCGATAACTGTGGGTCTCACAATGTTGCTAGCTGGTGGACATTTGTAAAACAGCGTGGACGGTAACAACAAGTAACAAACCAGGTAACAGTTTCACAAACCTCCTGGACGTTACGTGTTTTGTTCCGTCACACCAGGTGGTTTTGTACATGTCCCCAACAGGTTTTCATCCCACGGCCCGTGCTGTTACGATCGTAACAGCACTAGTAGCAGCGCTGCTTGGGGTGATAACAACACCCGCTGTAGCAGCACCCGTCACAGGCCAAGTAGTAACAATCGGTGCTGTCCCCCCAGGGGCTGTTCTTTCAGCAGGTGCCGCCGCAGGAAACCCCGCAACCCACATCGCTGGGGTTGACCGCTACGAAACTTCAGCCAAACTTTCAGCCCACACCTTCTCTAGAGGCGTACCAGTAGCATATGTTGCTACCGGCACAAACTTTCCTGATGCTTTAGCCGCATCCGCAGCCGCTGGGGCCCATAAAGGCCCCGTACTGTTAACTAACCCCCAATCCCTTCCCCCAAGTGTTTCTACAGAACTGAAACGCCTCGCACCAAACAAAGTAGTTGTTGTTGGAGGAGCAGACGCGGTATCTGATCAGGTGATGAACAGTATCCGTAACCTTGGTGTTAAAAACGTTGTACGAATCGGGGGACCAACCCGCTACGAAACAGCCAACATGATCGCCACCGAAGCGTTCCCCACCGGAGCTAACACCGTATATATCGCTACGGGCACAAACTTTCCTGATGCTTTAGCCGGAGGGGCAGTAGCAGCCCAAAAAGCTGGTCCGGTGCTTCTAAGCGAACCTAACAAACTACCCGCCC contains the following coding sequences:
- a CDS encoding toprim domain-containing protein; this translates as MATQRGAVGHPQQKNRAPRKPGRTVSNRFRKGRPTNYKQTTNREEPSIKDVLNFIDRQRFEERNITEADVQNAKGAWEQAFSAAGLIGPEGLVCPSCGKGRRKKVVFNPERASWYCYRCSSGGDTIGVVMDKLSLTFPEAVAMLVGKNLAPVVKEIPKSFKASDVITQTRQSNVDYHVYTAVLNSQHVSLQQAQTFYATWHISPEIVEEQQARVVTNPDGLLEELLTIFGEQRLIDAGIGIEAGTWPNGTPRPFRLLLNHNYPVIEPQIGPSGKVLNLQFRGSVETRRKVAAHKAGNGPYVPAFLSLAGQSEHHKIGCGLEPISKLTKPTTIYIVEGFKDLLAARTLGAQAYALPGAGMKPPLKVIDLFKTGGHKLLLSFDGDDAGQQGQQKLAAYLAENGYPNQPDGSPHKLIKIKNDMPSGFDVTDLLVKQHATAGCECKTCQTMLTATTS
- a CDS encoding response regulator is translated as MPTILVVDDSYAAQTVIAKHISNILPDHQIIKTNSAPKAYQLITTQHPILVVSDWNMPGWDGLWLLNKLRTNNNQVPFGFISSTATPEFIAETKAAGALFHLPKPFSTKQLEQVLQPYKTPTTNTEH
- a CDS encoding Dam family site-specific DNA-(adenine-N6)-methyltransferase is translated as MNVPAPFLRWAGGKRQLLPSLTAALPKTFDLTKNRFYEPFIGGGAFYFSLAQHPSATKLKPNVKRLVINDTNPDLIVTYQTIKNNVGQLLETLGELGSHISETDYYTIRDQNPTDPVEVAARFIYLNRLSFNGLWRVNRSGRYNVPYGKLKNPTLAQPQMLKACSTWLAHTDIRHGSYITALHDVKPGDVVYLDPPYIPITKTSNFTGYNKDGFNVFDQWGLAGVIEGLNANGVYVILSNSNTPETHNIFGRVLHLEPVTARRSVGATKNTRKTVSEIIGTPHNPTAL